From Planococcus halocryophilus, the proteins below share one genomic window:
- a CDS encoding LysM peptidoglycan-binding and 3D domain-containing protein, producing MKKLLMVLSFALILFLSTSIESSAASNAYIVKSGDSLYKISKMTNVSVSNLKAWNGLKSNTIYPNQKLKLKKATVKTVSKKATASKSGSSTVYTVKRGDTLYKISKSQKVSVSNLKAWNGLKSSTIYPNQKLKLNKTATTVSKKTTPSRSTNGSVAKEFTVSATAYTAYCKGCSGITKTGINLKKNPGLKVIAVDPRVIPLGSKVHVEGYGYAVAGDTGSAIKGNKIDVFIPTQSNALRWGRKNVKIKILN from the coding sequence TTGAAAAAACTATTGATGGTCTTAAGTTTTGCACTGATTTTATTCCTAAGCACTTCGATTGAAAGTTCAGCAGCATCAAATGCATACATAGTAAAGAGTGGAGATTCACTATATAAAATTTCGAAAATGACAAATGTATCAGTCAGTAACTTAAAAGCTTGGAACGGTTTAAAGTCTAATACGATTTATCCAAATCAAAAACTCAAATTGAAAAAAGCTACAGTAAAAACAGTTTCTAAAAAAGCTACTGCTTCTAAGAGTGGAAGTTCAACAGTATATACAGTGAAACGTGGAGATACACTATATAAAATTTCGAAATCACAAAAAGTGTCAGTTAGTAACTTAAAGGCGTGGAATGGCTTAAAGTCGAGTACGATTTATCCAAACCAAAAACTTAAGTTAAATAAAACAGCAACAACAGTTTCTAAAAAAACAACTCCTTCTCGTTCAACAAATGGGTCGGTAGCAAAAGAATTCACAGTTAGTGCGACTGCCTATACGGCATACTGCAAAGGATGTTCTGGTATTACGAAAACAGGGATTAACTTAAAGAAAAATCCAGGACTTAAAGTTATTGCAGTGGATCCTAGAGTTATTCCATTAGGATCGAAAGTTCATGTAGAAGGTTATGGCTACGCTGTTGCTGGCGATACAGGAAGTGCAATCAAAGGAAATAAAATTGATGTTTTCATCCCAACTCAAAGCAATGCGCTTCGATGGGGACGAAAGAACGTAAAAATAAAAATATTAAACTAA
- a CDS encoding HD-GYP domain-containing protein, with amino-acid sequence MKGLEILENGFLEQVNNGSTTLSLLGRGEGIELMKQAFLKDTLIILFPGENDTVQEFYYVLEGQMEVEIDNDKRVLKAHDCFSAKNLDQEVYFTAKTDVTFLSISTAPTFHYMSDVIKELRKIGKAVEKKDRYTHKHSSRVAHYAVKTASKMKLRKEQTEGLLLASILHDIGKINIPEEILRKPGKLTNEEFDLMKTHPGEGAAMIRETPYADIADIIEQHHERVNGRGYPFGLKGDEILIEAKIIGVCDTFDAMTEDRAYRGAFSAEYAMAEINSLIGIQYDEEVVKAFEQVLKEEGKLDL; translated from the coding sequence ATGAAAGGCTTGGAAATATTAGAGAATGGGTTTCTTGAACAAGTTAATAACGGAAGTACGACGCTTAGTTTACTTGGTCGTGGTGAAGGAATTGAACTGATGAAACAAGCCTTTTTGAAAGATACACTAATTATTCTTTTTCCAGGAGAGAACGATACTGTCCAAGAATTTTACTATGTTCTAGAGGGACAAATGGAAGTAGAGATAGATAACGATAAACGTGTACTTAAAGCACATGATTGTTTTTCGGCAAAAAACTTAGATCAAGAAGTGTATTTTACAGCCAAAACAGATGTCACTTTTTTATCGATTTCAACAGCGCCTACTTTTCATTATATGAGCGATGTCATTAAAGAGTTGCGCAAAATAGGGAAAGCTGTCGAAAAAAAAGATCGCTATACACACAAACACAGTTCTCGAGTAGCTCATTATGCAGTAAAGACAGCATCTAAAATGAAACTAAGAAAAGAACAAACAGAGGGCTTGTTATTAGCCTCTATATTGCACGATATAGGGAAGATCAATATTCCAGAAGAAATTTTGAGAAAACCGGGAAAACTTACAAACGAAGAATTTGATTTGATGAAAACTCATCCAGGCGAAGGGGCTGCAATGATTCGTGAAACACCTTATGCAGATATTGCAGACATCATTGAACAGCATCATGAGCGTGTGAACGGAAGAGGTTATCCGTTCGGACTAAAGGGTGATGAAATTTTGATAGAAGCTAAAATTATTGGGGTTTGCGATACATTCGATGCGATGACAGAAGATCGGGCTTACCGCGGTGCCTTTTCTGCTGAATATGCAATGGCCGAAATTAACAGCTTAATCGGGATTCAATATGACGAGGAAGTTGTTAAAGCTTTTGAGCAGGTTTTAAAAGAAGAAGGAAAATTGGATTTATAA
- a CDS encoding alpha-E domain-containing protein, with product MLSRVANSLYWMSRNVERAENNARILDVQLLQMIEASDEELARGSDWKLVYEICASTETMEQIQSMPSYQEDQLVYYLAMEESNFNSVASCVKVVRENARISRDHIPDDYWEAWNRCYLTLQEMDQQSCTVKEIRNFLEQVKLTSLITQGIVESSMPRGVPYQIIKIGKWLERAEKTARILNVVCERTLERSFQTQSEDYYYWLAALRMTNSYNAYLKMNPPQMKPKKVLSFLIANTNFPRSIRYCLAHVRQAVDELEGGKISHYSWELYAKLDQLQKEFKEVSMDELNSDEIMGFLNDFQNGCNEVGHIFSKTYYLSDSETKLAESSQSQSMGAKGITTMKYKIEHTNIFKYDTIVDQSMNSIRLKPRTDECQRLLSYRADITPASLTKEHIDIWGNHVETFFIAEHHQHLEVKTSSIVSIQKSPFIHRIDYSPEMNAIFHSQLFGEHYLAFLSNTAYTYLTPEQMSQIDRELGTMKNPVQYAIDVMEYIHEHFSYDGDSTTVHTKAEESFTLKKGVCQDITHVMLGILRSKHIPARYVSGYLYVGENSALVGDAASHAWVEVMVPGIGWVGLDPTNNVEALENHIRIGVGRDYNDVSPVQGVYRGGSQSLDVKVSVSLMDQ from the coding sequence ATGCTTAGTCGTGTAGCAAATTCTTTGTATTGGATGTCGAGAAATGTAGAAAGGGCAGAGAATAATGCTCGTATACTAGACGTGCAATTACTGCAGATGATTGAAGCCTCTGATGAAGAGTTGGCTAGAGGCAGTGATTGGAAGTTAGTCTATGAGATTTGTGCTTCGACAGAAACTATGGAGCAAATACAATCTATGCCAAGCTATCAAGAAGACCAACTTGTTTATTATTTAGCGATGGAAGAAAGTAATTTCAACTCAGTCGCAAGCTGCGTGAAAGTCGTTCGAGAAAATGCACGAATTAGTAGAGACCATATTCCGGATGATTATTGGGAAGCATGGAATCGCTGTTATTTAACATTACAGGAAATGGATCAACAAAGCTGTACAGTCAAAGAAATACGGAACTTTCTAGAGCAGGTTAAATTAACCTCATTGATTACACAAGGCATTGTCGAATCTTCAATGCCTCGAGGCGTACCTTATCAGATTATTAAAATTGGCAAATGGTTAGAACGTGCTGAAAAAACAGCGCGTATCTTAAATGTAGTTTGCGAGCGAACATTAGAGCGTTCGTTTCAAACGCAGTCTGAAGACTATTATTATTGGCTGGCCGCTTTACGTATGACCAATAGTTATAACGCCTATTTAAAAATGAATCCACCCCAAATGAAACCCAAAAAAGTATTGTCGTTTCTAATTGCCAATACCAATTTTCCACGATCGATTCGCTATTGTCTCGCACATGTACGACAGGCAGTTGACGAATTGGAAGGTGGTAAGATTTCGCATTATTCATGGGAGCTTTATGCAAAACTAGATCAATTGCAAAAAGAGTTTAAAGAAGTCAGTATGGATGAGTTGAACTCGGATGAAATTATGGGATTTCTAAATGATTTCCAAAACGGTTGCAATGAAGTCGGTCACATTTTTTCGAAAACCTATTATTTAAGCGATTCCGAGACGAAATTGGCAGAATCTAGCCAATCACAGAGCATGGGCGCGAAAGGAATAACTACTATGAAATATAAGATTGAACATACGAATATATTCAAATACGACACCATTGTGGATCAAAGTATGAACTCAATTCGCTTAAAGCCACGAACAGATGAGTGTCAGCGTCTCCTCTCTTATCGCGCAGACATAACACCTGCTTCTTTGACGAAAGAACATATCGATATTTGGGGCAACCATGTAGAAACCTTTTTCATTGCTGAGCATCATCAGCACTTAGAAGTTAAGACAAGCTCTATTGTCAGTATTCAAAAAAGTCCATTTATCCACAGAATAGATTATTCGCCCGAAATGAACGCTATTTTTCATTCGCAATTATTCGGAGAGCATTATTTGGCCTTTTTAAGTAACACAGCTTACACATATTTAACCCCTGAGCAAATGAGTCAAATTGATCGGGAACTTGGAACGATGAAGAACCCGGTGCAATATGCAATTGATGTAATGGAATATATTCATGAACATTTTTCTTATGATGGAGATTCGACTACTGTCCATACAAAAGCAGAAGAATCATTTACTCTCAAAAAAGGCGTATGCCAAGATATTACACACGTAATGCTTGGTATTTTGAGAAGTAAACATATTCCTGCACGTTATGTTAGCGGATATTTGTATGTAGGGGAAAACTCTGCGCTTGTTGGTGATGCCGCGAGTCATGCGTGGGTAGAAGTGATGGTTCCGGGTATTGGTTGGGTTGGTTTAGATCCAACAAACAATGTGGAGGCATTGGAAAATCATATACGCATTGGCGTTGGGCGCGATTACAATGATGTGAGCCCGGTTCAAGGTGTGTACCGAGGGGGTAGTCAGTCATTAGACGTAAAAGTTTCCGTAAGCTTAATGGATCAATGA
- a CDS encoding DEAD/DEAH box helicase, with product MSNKKFNEYNISELIVKALDSLGYTEPTEVQEKVIPVALSKTDLTVKSQTGSGKTAAFGIPICELVDWEENKPQALILTPTRELADQVKEDVTNIGRFKRIKAAAVYGKQPFAYQQAELKQKCHVVVGTPGRVLDHIERGTLNLERIEYLVLDEADEMLNMGFVEQVESIINKLPKQRTTMLFSATLPENVEKLQKKYMIDPQHIEIASTATLTDQIDHSLFVVAEQKKFSLLRDVTIVENPDSCIIFCRTKDNVDFVMEQLEKHYYTCDKLHGGMLQEDRTAVMNEFKRGEFRYLVATDVAARGIDIDSITHVINYDLPMEKESYVHRSGRTGRAGKTGKAISFVTPNEDKFLAEIEDYIGFEIPRRTAPSVHEVDAAMLAFTEKLESRPKLKKNKNEQVNKDILKLYFNGGKKKKLRAFDFVGTLTSIPGVTAEDIGIIKIQDTVTYIDILNGKGPMVLKAMKDKTIKGKILKVHKANK from the coding sequence ATGAGTAACAAAAAATTTAACGAATACAACATTAGTGAGCTGATCGTAAAAGCACTTGATAGTCTTGGCTATACAGAACCAACAGAAGTGCAGGAAAAAGTTATTCCTGTTGCACTTTCTAAAACTGACCTAACGGTAAAGTCTCAAACCGGGAGCGGGAAAACAGCTGCATTTGGCATTCCAATTTGTGAGTTAGTTGACTGGGAAGAAAATAAACCGCAAGCATTGATTTTGACGCCAACACGCGAACTAGCAGATCAAGTAAAAGAAGACGTAACAAATATTGGGCGTTTTAAACGCATTAAAGCAGCAGCAGTCTATGGCAAGCAACCTTTTGCATATCAGCAAGCAGAACTCAAGCAGAAATGCCATGTTGTGGTTGGAACTCCAGGTCGTGTGTTAGATCATATCGAACGCGGCACATTAAACTTAGAACGAATTGAGTACCTTGTTCTTGATGAAGCGGATGAAATGTTGAATATGGGATTTGTTGAACAAGTAGAATCGATTATTAACAAATTACCAAAACAGCGTACAACGATGCTTTTTTCAGCAACATTGCCTGAAAATGTAGAGAAGTTACAGAAAAAATACATGATCGATCCTCAGCATATCGAAATTGCATCTACAGCAACTTTGACAGATCAAATTGATCATTCGTTATTTGTTGTAGCGGAACAAAAGAAGTTCTCGTTGTTACGTGATGTGACAATTGTTGAAAATCCAGACAGCTGCATTATTTTCTGCCGGACAAAAGACAATGTAGATTTTGTGATGGAACAATTAGAAAAACATTATTACACATGTGATAAATTGCATGGTGGTATGTTGCAAGAAGACCGTACTGCCGTTATGAATGAATTTAAGCGTGGAGAATTCCGTTATTTAGTAGCGACAGACGTCGCAGCTCGTGGAATTGATATCGACAGCATTACGCATGTCATAAATTATGACTTGCCGATGGAGAAAGAAAGTTATGTGCACCGTTCAGGTCGTACGGGACGTGCTGGAAAAACAGGGAAAGCAATTTCGTTTGTAACGCCAAACGAAGACAAATTTTTAGCTGAAATTGAAGATTATATCGGATTTGAAATTCCGCGTAGAACAGCACCTTCAGTTCATGAGGTAGATGCAGCAATGCTTGCATTTACAGAAAAGCTGGAAAGTCGTCCGAAATTAAAGAAAAACAAAAACGAGCAAGTCAATAAAGATATTTTGAAACTATATTTTAATGGTGGGAAGAAAAAGAAATTGCGTGCTTTTGACTTTGTCGGAACGTTAACAAGCATTCCGGGAGTGACAGCTGAAGATATCGGGATCATCAAAATTCAAGATACGGTAACATATATTGATATTTTGAATGGTAAAGGTCCTATGGTGCTAAAAGCGATGAAGGATAAGACGATAAAAGGCAAGATATTGAAAGTTCATAAAGCAAACAAATAA
- a CDS encoding circularly permuted type 2 ATP-grasp protein, whose translation MFKTYSTGAFFDEMFTPHGKPKSHYRKFFEVLQRFSKDELREKHETAQLSFLRQGITFTVYNNNVGTERTMPFDFVPIIIPSEDWDIIEKGMIQRAEALNQFLEDVYNEKRILQDGIVPRRLVEENPYYYDEQVKGIDIPLKNHIFLAGIDLIRDEEGKYHVLEDNLRNPSGLSYVYQNRYVMRQVYPEFFASQSVHTLEHQLSHLHQAILDHAPESRKDKAFAVLLTPGMYNSAYYDHVFLAQQMGIDLVEGRDLIVKKNIVYMKSMRGLKRVDIIYRRIDDDYLDPEAFLAESTLGVPGLLMAYRKGNVAILNGIGNGVADDKAIYAYVPDMIRYYLGEEPIIDNVKTYLLDNPEEREWVLDHLNELVVKNVGASGGYDMLVGPHASEELIEIFRKKIIETPHQYIAQPTIKLSRAPAYQGEEFYPCHVDLRVFVVRGEDTHVMPGGLSRVALKEGSLVVNSSQGGGGKDTWVFKNKEEEGDT comes from the coding sequence TTGTTCAAAACTTATTCAACTGGAGCATTTTTTGATGAAATGTTTACGCCGCATGGAAAGCCGAAATCGCATTACCGAAAATTTTTTGAAGTACTACAAAGGTTTTCAAAAGATGAACTCAGAGAAAAGCATGAGACCGCTCAATTGTCTTTTTTAAGGCAAGGTATTACGTTCACGGTTTACAACAATAACGTAGGCACTGAAAGAACAATGCCTTTTGATTTTGTTCCGATTATCATTCCTTCTGAAGACTGGGACATTATTGAAAAAGGGATGATTCAACGTGCAGAAGCACTCAACCAATTTTTAGAAGATGTATACAATGAAAAACGCATTCTTCAGGATGGAATTGTGCCGAGACGACTAGTTGAGGAAAACCCTTATTATTACGATGAGCAAGTGAAAGGGATAGACATCCCGCTCAAAAATCATATTTTTTTAGCTGGAATTGATTTGATTCGTGATGAAGAGGGAAAATATCATGTGCTTGAAGATAATTTACGGAATCCTTCAGGCTTGTCATACGTGTATCAAAATCGATATGTTATGCGCCAAGTGTACCCCGAATTTTTCGCTAGCCAGTCTGTTCATACCCTCGAACACCAGCTGTCGCATTTGCATCAAGCGATACTAGATCATGCCCCAGAATCGAGAAAAGACAAGGCTTTTGCAGTATTGTTAACACCAGGGATGTATAACTCTGCTTATTATGACCATGTGTTTTTAGCTCAGCAGATGGGAATCGATTTAGTAGAAGGACGTGACTTGATCGTCAAAAAAAATATTGTCTATATGAAATCTATGAGAGGGTTAAAACGTGTAGATATCATTTATCGACGAATTGATGATGATTATTTAGATCCTGAAGCATTCCTGGCTGAGTCTACCTTAGGTGTTCCTGGACTTTTGATGGCTTATCGAAAAGGAAATGTAGCCATTTTAAATGGTATCGGCAACGGAGTAGCTGACGACAAAGCCATTTATGCGTACGTTCCAGACATGATTCGCTATTATTTGGGAGAAGAACCAATCATCGATAATGTGAAAACCTACCTATTGGACAATCCAGAGGAGCGGGAATGGGTGCTGGATCACTTAAACGAATTGGTAGTGAAAAATGTGGGTGCATCGGGAGGCTACGATATGCTTGTAGGACCACACGCATCTGAAGAACTGATCGAAATATTCCGCAAAAAAATCATTGAAACGCCTCACCAATACATTGCTCAGCCGACTATTAAATTATCTCGTGCTCCTGCATATCAAGGGGAAGAGTTTTATCCATGCCATGTTGATTTGCGAGTTTTTGTGGTGAGAGGCGAAGATACACATGTTATGCCAGGCGGACTTTCCCGAGTTGCGTTAAAAGAAGGGTCGCTTGTCGTCAATTCTTCACAAGGTGGCGGTGGAAAGGATACGTGGGTGTTCAAAAATAAAGAAGAAGAGGGGGACACTTGA
- a CDS encoding glutamate synthase subunit beta, which yields MGKPTGFMEYDRQTVKERQPAERTKDWNDYTIPLSNEEVAKQGARCMDCGVPTCHTGMELDNVTTGCPVNHLIPEWNDLVYRDQWKEALHREHLKNNFPEFTGVACPAPCEGACVLGINEPPVAIRTVERSIIERGFAEGWVVPEPPEKRTGKKVAVIGSGPAGLAAAAQLNKAGHLVTVFEKSDRVGGLLTYGIPEMKLPYDMVTRRVNILKQEGITFITSVEVGKNYPSSKLKADFDAVVMCTGSTVHRNIDVEGRDLKGVHFAMDFLHASTKSLLDSNLEDGNYISAKDKNVIVIGGGDTGTDCLATSMRHECKSLVQFDVYDKKGAIRDEKGNPWPQYPKVHRIEYGHKEAAATFGEDPRAYAVMTKKFVGNEQGELKEVHTVNVKLKIDEQGNRIREEIPGTEKVWKADLVLIAIGFSGPEQDLLQQLEIETEPNSRAKAEYGKYNTSVEGIFAAGDVRRGQSLIVWAINEGREAARECDRFLMGTTVLP from the coding sequence ATGGGGAAACCAACAGGATTTATGGAATACGACAGGCAAACGGTCAAAGAGCGCCAACCGGCTGAACGGACAAAAGACTGGAACGATTACACCATCCCTTTATCGAATGAAGAAGTTGCAAAGCAAGGTGCACGTTGTATGGATTGTGGAGTGCCAACTTGTCATACGGGAATGGAACTGGATAATGTAACAACAGGATGCCCTGTAAACCATCTCATTCCGGAATGGAATGATCTTGTCTATCGTGACCAATGGAAAGAAGCATTGCACCGAGAGCATCTGAAAAACAATTTCCCAGAGTTTACCGGAGTGGCATGTCCAGCACCTTGTGAAGGCGCCTGTGTATTAGGCATTAACGAACCACCTGTAGCAATCCGTACAGTAGAGCGTTCTATCATTGAACGTGGATTTGCAGAAGGTTGGGTAGTGCCAGAGCCACCTGAAAAACGGACTGGCAAAAAAGTTGCGGTCATCGGTTCGGGGCCAGCAGGTCTTGCTGCAGCAGCTCAGTTAAACAAAGCAGGTCATCTAGTAACGGTCTTTGAGAAAAGTGACCGTGTTGGAGGTTTGTTAACATACGGAATTCCAGAAATGAAACTACCATATGATATGGTAACAAGACGAGTGAATATTCTTAAGCAAGAAGGCATCACATTCATTACAAGTGTAGAAGTAGGGAAGAACTATCCTTCTTCAAAACTAAAAGCAGACTTCGATGCGGTAGTCATGTGTACAGGATCGACTGTGCACCGGAATATTGATGTAGAAGGCCGCGACTTAAAGGGTGTACACTTTGCGATGGACTTTTTGCATGCTAGTACAAAAAGTTTACTAGATTCAAACTTGGAGGATGGCAATTATATTTCCGCAAAAGATAAAAACGTCATCGTTATCGGAGGCGGAGATACAGGTACAGATTGTTTAGCGACATCAATGCGTCATGAGTGTAAGAGTCTTGTACAATTTGATGTCTATGACAAAAAAGGTGCAATTCGTGACGAAAAAGGCAATCCGTGGCCGCAGTATCCAAAAGTTCACCGCATCGAATATGGTCATAAAGAAGCAGCTGCAACTTTCGGAGAAGATCCACGAGCTTATGCTGTTATGACTAAGAAGTTTGTTGGCAATGAACAGGGTGAATTGAAAGAAGTGCATACAGTCAACGTGAAGTTGAAAATTGACGAACAAGGTAATCGAATTCGTGAAGAAATTCCAGGTACTGAAAAAGTCTGGAAAGCTGACTTAGTGTTAATCGCCATTGGATTTAGTGGGCCTGAACAAGATCTACTTCAACAATTGGAAATTGAGACAGAGCCGAATTCAAGAGCGAAAGCAGAGTATGGCAAATACAATACGAGTGTAGAGGGTATTTTTGCAGCGGGCGATGTGCGTCGTGGTCAAAGTTTAATCGTTTGGGCGATAAACGAAGGTCGTGAAGCCGCACGTGAATGCGACCGTTTCTTGATGGGTACTACTGTCTTACCATAA